The following proteins come from a genomic window of Nocardioides albertanoniae:
- the pucL gene encoding factor-independent urate hydroxylase: MSNASIHLGPNQYGKAENRVVRIVRDTARHQIRDLNVSTSLRGRFDDAHISGDQQDVLPTDTQKNTVFAYAKKVGVASIEEFALVLADRYLEACPAADGARIEVDEYAWERIEVDGGGHDHSFVRSGGGVRTTVVNVDGRGADRVTQVVSGIKDLVVLKSTGSEFHGFLKDEYTTLQETTDRILATSLVARWRYDALPISKGEVDWDKSYDSIRALLLQRFAEIHSLALQQTLNGMGTSVMEEHDDVAEIKFSAPNKHHFLSDLSPFGLDNPGEVFHAADRPYGLIEASVVRDGATAAGNAWHAIPGFC; this comes from the coding sequence ATGTCCAACGCCTCCATCCATCTCGGACCCAACCAGTACGGCAAGGCCGAGAACCGCGTCGTACGCATCGTCCGTGACACGGCTCGCCACCAGATCCGTGACCTCAACGTCTCCACGTCGCTGCGGGGCCGCTTCGACGACGCCCACATCAGCGGCGACCAGCAGGACGTGCTGCCGACCGACACCCAGAAGAACACCGTCTTCGCCTACGCGAAGAAGGTCGGGGTCGCCTCGATCGAGGAGTTCGCGCTCGTTCTGGCCGACCGCTATCTCGAGGCCTGCCCGGCCGCCGACGGCGCGCGGATCGAGGTCGACGAGTACGCCTGGGAGCGGATCGAAGTCGACGGCGGCGGTCACGACCACTCCTTCGTCCGCTCGGGCGGCGGCGTACGCACCACGGTGGTGAACGTCGACGGCCGCGGCGCCGACCGGGTCACCCAGGTGGTCTCCGGCATCAAGGACCTGGTCGTGCTCAAGTCGACCGGCTCGGAGTTCCACGGCTTCCTCAAGGACGAGTACACGACGCTGCAGGAGACCACCGACCGGATCCTGGCGACCTCGCTCGTCGCCCGCTGGCGCTATGACGCGCTGCCGATCTCGAAGGGCGAGGTCGACTGGGACAAGTCCTACGACTCCATCCGTGCCCTGCTGCTGCAGCGGTTCGCGGAGATCCACAGCCTCGCGCTGCAGCAGACGCTCAACGGGATGGGCACCTCGGTGATGGAGGAGCACGACGACGTCGCCGAGATCAAGTTCTCCGCGCCCAACAAGCACCACTTCCTCTCCGACCTCTCGCCCTTCGGGCTCGACAACCCCGGCGAGGTCTTCCACGCCGCCGACCGGCCCTACGGTCTGATCGAGGCCTCGGTCGTACGCGACGGAGCCACAGCCGCAGGCAACGCCTGGCACGCGATCCCCGGTTTCTGCTGA
- a CDS encoding nucleobase:cation symporter-2 family protein, with protein sequence MLGRRRQRNETSATSRPEDQRHPPGQLLAYGTQHILTMYGGVIAPPLIVGGAAGLSGTDLALLVTAGLFVSGLATLLQTLGVGPFGSRLPIVQGISFASVSTMVTIASDDGLRPVFGAIIVAGVIGLLLSSFFAQLVRLFPAVVTGTIITVIGLSLMPVAFQWAMGNDAEAADYGSMTNIAYAGLTLLIILVISRVFQGAISRLSILIGLVVGTVIAVIAGEADFSSVGKADPVALPPLLHFGSPTFEIGAIVSMTIVMLVIMTETTADILAIGEIVETDVDARRVARGLRADMAATTVAPLFGTFPCSAFAQNVGLVALTGIRSRYVVATGGLVLLLLGLLPVVGAVVASIPYPVLGGAGIVLFGSVAASGIRTLSRVDYEDNLNMVIVSVAIAVGILPIAAPTFWDAFPQWLGVIMHSGISATALVAVVLNLLFNEITLGNRAGASVFAASQDRRAGFGDRLDDDIERS encoded by the coding sequence ATGCTCGGTCGCAGACGGCAACGTAATGAAACTTCCGCGACGAGCAGGCCTGAGGACCAACGGCATCCGCCGGGCCAGCTCCTCGCCTACGGCACGCAGCACATCCTGACGATGTACGGCGGCGTGATCGCGCCGCCGCTCATTGTCGGGGGTGCGGCGGGTCTGTCCGGCACAGACCTCGCGCTGCTGGTGACCGCAGGGCTCTTCGTCTCGGGCCTCGCCACCCTCCTGCAGACGCTCGGCGTCGGCCCCTTCGGCAGCCGGCTGCCGATCGTGCAGGGCATCTCGTTCGCCAGCGTGTCGACGATGGTCACCATCGCCAGCGACGACGGGCTGCGCCCGGTCTTCGGCGCGATCATCGTCGCCGGCGTGATCGGGCTGTTGCTGTCGTCGTTCTTCGCCCAGCTGGTGCGGCTGTTCCCCGCCGTCGTCACCGGCACCATCATCACGGTCATCGGCCTCTCGCTGATGCCGGTGGCGTTCCAGTGGGCGATGGGCAACGACGCGGAGGCGGCCGACTACGGCTCGATGACCAACATCGCGTACGCCGGGCTGACGCTGCTCATCATCTTGGTGATCAGCCGGGTGTTCCAGGGCGCGATCTCGCGGCTCTCGATCCTCATCGGGCTGGTCGTCGGCACGGTGATCGCCGTCATCGCAGGTGAGGCCGACTTCTCGTCGGTCGGCAAGGCCGACCCGGTCGCGCTGCCGCCGCTCCTGCACTTCGGCAGCCCGACCTTCGAGATCGGCGCGATCGTCTCGATGACCATCGTGATGCTGGTGATCATGACCGAGACGACCGCCGACATCCTGGCGATCGGCGAGATCGTGGAGACCGACGTCGACGCTCGACGTGTCGCTCGCGGTCTCCGTGCCGACATGGCCGCGACGACGGTTGCGCCGTTGTTCGGGACGTTCCCCTGCAGCGCGTTCGCGCAGAACGTCGGCCTGGTCGCCCTGACCGGCATCCGGAGCCGCTACGTCGTGGCGACCGGTGGCCTCGTGCTGCTGCTCCTCGGGCTGCTGCCGGTGGTCGGCGCGGTCGTCGCCTCGATCCCGTACCCCGTGCTCGGTGGCGCCGGGATCGTGCTGTTCGGCTCCGTCGCGGCGTCCGGGATCCGTACGCTCTCCCGGGTCGACTACGAGGACAACCTCAACATGGTGATCGTCTCCGTGGCCATCGCCGTCGGCATCCTGCCCATCGCCGCGCCGACCTTCTGGGACGCGTTCCCGCAGTGGCTCGGCGTCATCATGCACAGCGGTATCAGCGCCACGGCCCTGGTCGCCGTCGTGCTCAACCTGCTGTTCAACGAGATTACTCTCGGCAACCGCGCCGGCGCCTCCGTCTTCGCCGCCTCCCAGGACCGTCGCGCAGGCTTCGGCGACCGGCTCGACGACGACATCGAGCGGTCTTGA